One window of Thermocoleostomius sinensis A174 genomic DNA carries:
- a CDS encoding ABC transporter ATP-binding protein yields MNRLSILQLLSYATTYRSQIWGAIANSILNTVFDLAPPYLIGVAIDVVVNEENSLIAQFGITSVTGQLAVLSLLTLLIWSLESLTEYLYSRLWQNLAQTLQHELRIDAYSHLQELELNYFEDRSTGMLLSVLNDDINQLERFLNFGAHNILHFLTTVLFVGTTFIALAPGVSWWAMVPIPFVIWGSMVFQSKLEPRYADVREKSGLISSRLANNLSGIATIKSFTAEAYERDRVTLESEAYRRSNGRAIALSAAFVPLIRILILVGFTTTLFLGGVAVANGNLSAGTYGFLVFIIQRLLWPFTDLSELMDEYQRAMASVRRVMGLLDIPISIPHGDRSLSVEIVQGEVKFEDITFAYNGRKPVLKDLSLQVPAGATIGIVGVTGSGKSTLVKLLLRFYEVQTGCILIDGIDIRDVNLFDLRRCIGWVSQDVFLFHGTVAENIRYGSFDATNEQVIHAAKLAEAHTFIEQLPQGYDTIVGERGQKLSGGQRQRLAIARAILKDPPVLILDEATSAVDNETEAAIQRSLTKITQNRTTIAIAHRLSTIRHADCIYVMDQGQIVEQGTHEELLTQTGVYAGLWRVQSGDYK; encoded by the coding sequence ATGAACCGTCTTTCTATCCTGCAACTGCTGTCCTACGCGACCACCTACCGCTCTCAAATTTGGGGGGCGATCGCCAACTCCATCCTCAATACAGTCTTTGACCTTGCGCCTCCCTATCTTATCGGCGTTGCCATTGATGTGGTTGTCAATGAAGAGAACTCCCTCATCGCTCAGTTCGGCATCACCAGCGTTACTGGACAACTGGCAGTGTTATCGCTGCTGACGTTACTAATCTGGAGCCTAGAATCCCTGACCGAGTATCTCTATAGCCGTCTGTGGCAAAACCTGGCGCAAACGTTGCAGCACGAACTGCGAATCGATGCCTATAGTCATTTGCAAGAGTTGGAACTGAACTACTTTGAGGATCGCAGTACCGGAATGTTGCTGTCGGTGTTGAATGACGACATCAACCAACTGGAGCGATTTCTCAACTTTGGTGCTCACAATATTCTTCACTTTCTCACAACAGTTCTATTTGTTGGTACGACATTTATTGCCCTGGCTCCCGGTGTGTCTTGGTGGGCGATGGTACCGATTCCCTTTGTCATCTGGGGGTCAATGGTTTTTCAGTCTAAACTAGAACCACGCTACGCAGATGTGCGGGAGAAAAGTGGATTAATTAGTAGTCGATTAGCCAATAACTTGTCGGGGATTGCCACCATCAAAAGCTTTACCGCAGAGGCTTATGAACGCGATCGGGTCACACTGGAAAGTGAAGCCTATCGTCGCAGTAATGGCAGGGCGATCGCCCTCAGTGCCGCTTTTGTCCCCCTGATTCGGATTTTGATTCTGGTGGGGTTCACCACCACACTATTTTTGGGTGGTGTCGCGGTTGCTAATGGCAATTTATCGGCAGGAACCTATGGGTTTCTGGTGTTCATCATTCAGCGATTACTGTGGCCCTTCACTGATTTAAGTGAGCTAATGGATGAATATCAGCGGGCAATGGCATCGGTACGGCGGGTGATGGGCTTGCTGGATATCCCGATTTCCATTCCGCATGGCGATCGATCTCTGTCAGTTGAAATTGTTCAAGGCGAGGTAAAGTTTGAGGATATCACCTTTGCCTACAACGGTCGCAAACCTGTTCTCAAAGATTTATCTTTACAGGTTCCTGCTGGAGCGACGATCGGCATTGTTGGTGTGACGGGTTCTGGTAAAAGTACGCTGGTGAAACTGTTGCTGCGCTTCTATGAAGTACAAACTGGATGCATTTTGATTGACGGTATTGATATCCGAGACGTGAATTTATTTGACCTACGAAGATGTATTGGCTGGGTGAGTCAGGATGTATTTTTGTTTCACGGAACGGTGGCTGAGAATATTCGCTATGGTAGTTTTGATGCCACGAATGAGCAGGTTATTCACGCAGCGAAGTTAGCAGAAGCCCATACGTTTATTGAGCAGTTGCCGCAAGGCTATGACACAATTGTGGGAGAACGGGGACAGAAGCTTTCGGGAGGACAGCGACAGCGGTTGGCGATTGCCCGTGCCATTCTCAAAGACCCGCCAGTTCTGATTCTGGATGAAGCCACATCAGCCGTAGACAATGAGACTGAGGCAGCGATTCAGCGCTCCTTGACCAAGATTACTCAGAATCGAACCACGATTGCAATCGCCCATCGGCTTTCTACGATTCGTCATGCCGATTGCATCTATGTGATGGATCAGGGGCAGATTGTGGAGCAGGGCACACACGAAGAATTACTCACCCAGACTGGAGTCTACGCAGGTCTTTGGCGTGTACAATCAGGTGATTATAAGTGA
- a CDS encoding IS5 family transposase, producing MSKAYPSNLTRAQYEVLSELIPAAKPGGRPRSVDLWEVLNAMLYVLVEGCRWRSLPGDFPAWQTVYTYFRNWRLDGTWISIHDQLHQWVRIDAQRYPSPSEAIIDSQSIKSAAGVHQQVGFDGGKLITGRKRFLTVDTLGLVLRVFVSAANLGEREGGKRVLKRVKRMKKKVSRLITIWVDGGFDGAPFLMWVMDVCRWIVQVVLRPEQTKGFSLLKKRWVVERTFGWLMGCRRLVRDYELLPETSETLIYLAMIRIMVRRLA from the coding sequence ATGAGTAAAGCATATCCCAGTAACCTAACCCGCGCCCAATATGAGGTTTTGAGTGAATTAATTCCAGCAGCAAAGCCAGGTGGTCGTCCTCGCAGCGTTGACCTGTGGGAGGTGCTCAATGCCATGCTCTATGTTCTGGTTGAAGGCTGTCGTTGGCGTTCTTTACCTGGTGATTTCCCAGCCTGGCAGACGGTGTACACGTACTTCCGCAACTGGCGATTGGACGGCACCTGGATTTCCATTCATGACCAGTTGCACCAGTGGGTTCGCATCGATGCGCAACGCTATCCTAGTCCATCAGAAGCGATCATCGATAGCCAAAGCATCAAGAGTGCAGCAGGAGTTCATCAACAAGTTGGCTTTGATGGAGGCAAGCTGATTACAGGACGCAAACGATTTTTAACGGTGGATACGTTAGGACTGGTTTTGCGGGTGTTTGTGAGTGCGGCAAACCTGGGGGAACGCGAAGGGGGCAAACGTGTCCTCAAACGAGTCAAACGGATGAAGAAAAAGGTTTCACGCTTAATCACCATTTGGGTAGACGGCGGGTTCGATGGCGCCCCTTTTCTGATGTGGGTGATGGATGTTTGTCGTTGGATTGTGCAAGTTGTACTGCGACCTGAGCAAACCAAAGGCTTTAGCTTGCTCAAAAAGAGGTGGGTGGTAGAACGAACTTTTGGTTGGCTAATGGGATGCAGACGGTTGGTCAGAGACTATGAATTATTACCAGAGACATCAGAAACCTTGATCTACCTTGCCATGATTCGGATTATGGTGAGGCGGTTGGCATAA
- a CDS encoding MbnP family copper-binding protein, with translation MTLAGIVLADSYFGVGRSARAAETQEVTIRFRGMVGEQPFRCGESYSLGTTASLMTPTDFRLYISDVALIDANGNPVPLTLQQDGKWQYETVALLDFEDKSGACTNGTVEMNDRIIGTVPAGNYSGLQFTLGVPFELNHADATLAPSPLNLTSLWWNWQFGYKFARIDLSHQHQTGMLPSQSLKHENNQPHGHGEESNTGFAIHLGSTGCEIAEGSQSPSSCSYPNRSTMTFTGFNPAQNVVVADLAALVANTDLSRNQPDTAPGCMSEPTDSDCAGIMEAIGLAFNGTLAQDQSFFRME, from the coding sequence ATGACACTGGCTGGGATTGTCCTAGCTGACAGCTATTTTGGAGTAGGGCGATCGGCAAGGGCGGCTGAGACTCAAGAGGTCACCATACGATTTAGGGGCATGGTGGGGGAGCAACCGTTTCGCTGTGGGGAAAGCTACAGTCTGGGAACAACTGCCAGTCTGATGACACCGACTGATTTTCGCTTATATATCTCGGATGTGGCGTTGATTGACGCCAACGGAAACCCCGTTCCACTCACGTTGCAGCAAGATGGCAAGTGGCAGTATGAAACGGTGGCACTGCTCGACTTCGAGGACAAATCGGGAGCCTGCACCAATGGGACTGTAGAGATGAACGATCGCATCATTGGCACGGTTCCCGCAGGCAACTACAGCGGACTGCAATTTACCCTTGGTGTGCCATTTGAACTGAATCATGCCGATGCAACGCTGGCTCCCTCCCCTCTAAATCTCACGTCGCTGTGGTGGAATTGGCAGTTCGGCTACAAGTTCGCTCGTATCGATTTAAGCCATCAGCATCAAACTGGAATGCTGCCGAGCCAGTCTCTCAAACACGAAAACAATCAGCCGCACGGACATGGAGAAGAATCCAATACTGGGTTTGCCATTCACCTAGGCAGCACGGGCTGTGAAATAGCTGAGGGCAGCCAAAGCCCGTCAAGTTGTAGTTATCCCAATCGGTCTACTATGACCTTCACGGGATTTAATCCGGCTCAGAATGTGGTTGTAGCAGATTTAGCGGCACTGGTTGCCAACACTGATCTAAGCCGCAATCAACCCGATACGGCCCCTGGCTGTATGTCGGAACCCACAGACAGTGATTGTGCTGGCATTATGGAGGCGATCGGGTTAGCCTTTAATGGCACCCTTGCTCAAGATCAGAGCTTCTTTAGAATGGAATGA
- a CDS encoding ABC transporter substrate-binding protein: protein MTSPPGQTNPSNIASNSAATKVVSHALGQAEIPRHPQRIVVLDDRFLLDPLLALDIKPVGAAICAYCIPSETLNQFVADVSPVGHWEQPSLEKILSLKPDLIVGHVWQEQYYALLAAIAPTVMIDTDSEVDFKKNLKYLAEILDRSEQAKEILAEYNERIQKFRQQLGEKLKTKTVSVVHLYDLTVHVYGSDISVHSQVMNDAGIEFIPAYKNLKGYLQLSLEDLPNWDADILFVDILQKEDSEKLKSLSFLKQPIWSTLKAVQNDRVYAVSWSSTVVGPITANQLIDDLYKYFINTS, encoded by the coding sequence GTGACTTCTCCCCCTGGACAGACAAATCCGTCAAACATTGCTTCAAACTCGGCAGCGACAAAAGTCGTTAGCCATGCTTTAGGGCAAGCAGAAATTCCCCGCCATCCCCAGCGGATTGTGGTGCTCGATGATAGGTTCCTACTCGATCCCTTGTTGGCGTTGGATATCAAGCCCGTGGGGGCAGCTATTTGTGCTTACTGCATTCCATCGGAGACGTTGAACCAGTTTGTTGCCGATGTGTCACCCGTAGGGCATTGGGAGCAACCGTCTTTAGAAAAAATCCTCAGCCTCAAACCAGATTTAATTGTGGGGCATGTCTGGCAGGAGCAATACTATGCACTGCTAGCGGCGATCGCACCTACAGTGATGATAGATACGGATAGTGAAGTCGATTTTAAGAAGAATTTGAAGTATTTAGCTGAGATTCTAGATAGAAGCGAGCAAGCTAAGGAAATCTTGGCTGAGTACAATGAGCGAATTCAAAAGTTTCGGCAGCAGCTAGGAGAAAAGTTAAAAACTAAAACAGTGTCTGTTGTCCATCTTTACGACTTGACAGTTCATGTTTATGGATCAGATATTTCTGTTCATTCTCAAGTTATGAATGATGCAGGCATAGAGTTTATTCCTGCTTATAAAAATCTAAAAGGCTACTTACAACTAAGTCTTGAAGATTTGCCCAACTGGGATGCCGATATTCTATTTGTAGACATACTTCAAAAAGAAGACTCTGAGAAGCTCAAATCATTGTCATTCTTGAAACAACCGATTTGGTCAACCTTAAAAGCCGTGCAAAATGATCGAGTTTATGCAGTGAGTTGGTCGAGTACTGTTGTTGGCCCGATTACGGCTAATCAATTGATTGATGATCTTTACAAGTACTTTATCAATACATCCTAA
- a CDS encoding Uma2 family endonuclease, translated as MVQEIASSSQPALPPDWEVPTPPSDLIFDDGEPLESNRHRIAMNVLIRSAQQALSSRLDSFVGGNMFVYYSRQQAMNRDFRGPDFFAVLGVEPDRERKAWVIWEESGRYPDVIIELLSPSTAAIDRGAKKDLYEQTFRTPDYFVFDPFDPTSLAGWRLDLAQGYQPLTPNDQGWLWCETLGLWLGTWEGAIDREPSNGSCTWLRFYTPQGELVLLPEEAAQQQAEQAQQQAEQAQQQAEQERQRAERLAAKLRELGVDPSV; from the coding sequence ATGGTTCAAGAGATTGCCTCATCTTCCCAGCCTGCCCTCCCCCCTGACTGGGAAGTTCCTACCCCTCCTTCCGACTTAATTTTTGACGATGGAGAACCTTTGGAAAGTAATCGTCATCGGATTGCGATGAATGTGCTGATTCGCTCAGCGCAGCAAGCCCTATCCTCTCGCCTCGACAGTTTTGTAGGCGGCAATATGTTCGTCTACTACAGCCGCCAGCAGGCAATGAACCGCGATTTTAGAGGACCTGATTTTTTTGCAGTTCTAGGGGTCGAACCGGATCGAGAACGAAAGGCTTGGGTGATTTGGGAAGAATCGGGTCGCTATCCGGATGTGATTATCGAACTGCTGTCTCCCAGCACGGCAGCGATCGATCGCGGGGCAAAGAAAGACCTCTATGAGCAAACGTTTCGCACCCCCGATTATTTTGTCTTTGATCCGTTTGATCCGACCTCTTTGGCAGGGTGGCGCTTGGATCTAGCGCAGGGCTATCAACCCCTGACTCCCAACGATCAGGGCTGGTTGTGGTGCGAGACGCTGGGGCTATGGCTAGGCACTTGGGAGGGCGCGATCGATCGGGAGCCAAGCAACGGCAGTTGTACCTGGCTGAGATTTTATACGCCCCAAGGAGAGTTGGTGTTACTGCCTGAAGAAGCGGCACAACAGCAAGCAGAACAAGCACAACAGCAAGCAGAACAAGCACAACAGCAGGCAGAACAGGAGCGGCAACGAGCAGAGCGGCTAGCTGCAAAACTGCGAGAATTGGGGGTTGATCCCTCGGTTTGA
- a CDS encoding Uma2 family endonuclease produces the protein MTQTASTFSKFMTMEEYLTYDDGTDTRYELVDGELVEMPVESQINLSIVKYLLFEFAKHLPIALLATMTEVEVSGKRAKSRVPDLMIHSEESHAALSGGKRAILLRDMPPPALVVEVVSPGQENRDRDYRFKHTEYAARGIAEYWIIDPEMQQVTVCLWVNGQYEDTVYQGDTPIQSTVVPDFALSVAQILAFGQN, from the coding sequence ATGACACAAACAGCGAGTACCTTCTCCAAGTTCATGACCATGGAAGAATATTTGACCTATGACGATGGCACTGACACCCGCTATGAGCTGGTGGATGGAGAATTAGTGGAAATGCCAGTAGAGAGTCAGATCAATCTCAGCATTGTCAAATATTTGCTGTTTGAATTCGCTAAACATCTACCGATTGCGTTGTTGGCGACAATGACCGAGGTAGAAGTCTCTGGCAAACGAGCCAAGAGCCGAGTGCCTGACCTGATGATTCATTCCGAGGAATCCCACGCTGCATTATCTGGAGGCAAACGCGCGATCCTGTTGCGAGATATGCCACCTCCGGCACTGGTGGTTGAGGTGGTCTCTCCTGGGCAAGAGAACCGAGACCGTGACTATCGCTTCAAGCACACAGAATACGCCGCCCGCGGCATTGCGGAATATTGGATTATTGACCCAGAGATGCAGCAGGTGACGGTGTGTCTGTGGGTGAATGGGCAGTATGAAGATACGGTTTATCAGGGCGATACGCCGATTCAGTCTACAGTCGTTCCTGATTTTGCCCTCAGTGTGGCTCAGATTTTGGCATTCGGACAAAATTAA
- a CDS encoding TonB-dependent receptor plug domain-containing protein yields MCLWWFANSVRSALVVVVLAGGFGHGLVLPGWAQEVGEIGNREWGMGNGAEQQSDSTPDSRLLTPDSLSNLDQPAATVEEWLAQIQASLTQITRVRIETTDAGLQVILETADGALNVPETRAIGNALIADIPNATIAEEFSQANPIEGIALVNVTQLPGDRVRVAITGTDAPPSAEVTSEVQGLVLTVMLGDASAVAEEDAIQVVVTGEQDEGHNPRRASTATRTDTPLRDIPQSITVVPRQVLDDRNVRSVNQAVETVAGVIDNGDDGGYAGDRIIRGFSQGFGAAPANLRNGYRDVNYYSVTPIGTIEQIEVLRGPASVLFGALEPGGVINVITRQPLSEPFYEIAFEAGSYGFYQPNIDLSGPLTVDDTLLYRFIASYQNADSFQDFVNSERITVAPSVTLNLGDRTSLNFYYEYADLFLDSIQTYSFALSNGSLRGCLKRFEVSNLCQPPHHNPNHGKVDQGF; encoded by the coding sequence ATGTGTCTGTGGTGGTTTGCCAATTCGGTGCGATCGGCATTGGTGGTTGTGGTTCTGGCAGGAGGTTTTGGGCATGGGTTGGTATTGCCTGGATGGGCACAGGAGGTAGGGGAGATAGGGAATAGGGAATGGGGAATGGGGAATGGAGCGGAACAACAATCTGACTCGACTCCCGACTCCCGACTCTTAACTCCCGATTCCCTCTCTAATCTTGACCAACCTGCCGCTACGGTTGAAGAATGGCTCGCTCAAATCCAAGCTTCTTTGACACAAATTACTAGAGTCCGGATTGAAACGACTGACGCTGGATTGCAGGTGATTTTGGAAACGGCAGATGGTGCGCTGAACGTGCCGGAGACCAGAGCGATCGGTAATGCCTTGATTGCAGATATTCCCAATGCCACGATTGCCGAGGAGTTCTCTCAGGCAAACCCGATCGAAGGGATCGCGTTGGTGAATGTGACGCAGTTACCGGGCGATCGCGTGCGGGTTGCCATTACTGGAACCGATGCGCCGCCTAGTGCTGAGGTGACATCAGAAGTGCAAGGGTTGGTTTTGACGGTGATGCTGGGGGATGCTAGCGCAGTTGCAGAGGAAGATGCGATTCAAGTGGTGGTGACGGGAGAACAGGACGAAGGTCACAACCCACGCAGGGCCAGCACGGCCACCCGAACGGATACACCCCTACGCGATATTCCTCAGTCGATTACAGTAGTGCCGCGACAGGTGTTGGACGATCGCAATGTGAGAAGTGTGAATCAGGCAGTAGAAACTGTTGCTGGTGTAATTGATAATGGCGATGATGGTGGATATGCAGGAGATAGAATTATCAGAGGATTTAGTCAGGGATTTGGAGCGGCTCCTGCGAACCTGAGAAACGGCTATCGAGATGTCAACTACTATTCTGTTACACCAATTGGAACGATTGAGCAAATAGAAGTACTAAGAGGGCCTGCCTCAGTTCTGTTTGGTGCTTTGGAACCGGGTGGAGTCATCAACGTGATCACCCGTCAGCCTTTAAGCGAACCCTTTTACGAGATTGCCTTTGAAGCAGGAAGTTATGGTTTCTATCAACCTAATATCGATCTATCAGGCCCCTTAACGGTTGACGACACGCTATTATATCGCTTCATTGCTAGCTATCAAAACGCAGATAGCTTTCAAGATTTTGTCAACTCAGAAAGAATCACAGTTGCACCTTCAGTTACTCTAAACTTGGGTGACCGAACAAGCTTAAATTTTTACTACGAATATGCCGATCTTTTCCTAGATTCCATTCAGACCTACTCCTTTGCTCTTAGCAATGGTAGTTTAAGAGGGTGTTTGAAAAGATTTGAGGTGTCAAATTTATGCCAACCGCCTCACCATAATCCGAATCATGGCAAGGTAGATCAAGGTTTCTGA
- a CDS encoding methanobactin export MATE transporter MbnM, with protein MRRLPVLIFVCVLSCLLAIGFKRVLAVESVSSELVSSGYQWNLPDWAPKPIVPADNPMSQAKVELGRHLFYEQRLSITGDHSCGSCHLQSLAFTDGKPVGIGATGEQHPRNSMSLTNIAYNPVLTWANPLMTQLEQQALVPLFGEHPVELGMVGKENEILTMLRNDPQYRSLFASAFGEGDANINLNHLMKAIAAFERTLISFNSPYDRYRYGGEANAISESAKRGEALFHSERLECFHCHGGLNFSDSIMHERLAFQEIAFHNTGLYNIDGKGAYPPNNTGIYEITHEPTDMGRFKAPTLRNIALTAPYMHDGSIATLEEAIDHYKAGGRTIESGRYAGIGSENPLKSHFISGFELTEQEKQDLLAFLHSLTDETFIHNPAFGDPQD; from the coding sequence ATGCGCCGTTTGCCCGTTCTTATCTTTGTTTGCGTGCTGTCTTGTTTGCTGGCGATCGGCTTCAAGCGCGTCCTAGCCGTAGAGTCTGTCTCGTCAGAGCTTGTTTCGTCTGGCTACCAGTGGAATCTTCCAGATTGGGCACCCAAGCCGATCGTGCCTGCGGACAATCCTATGAGTCAGGCCAAAGTGGAGCTAGGCAGACACTTGTTCTATGAACAGCGGCTGTCGATCACGGGAGACCATTCCTGTGGGTCTTGTCATTTACAGTCTTTGGCATTTACTGATGGCAAGCCAGTAGGCATTGGAGCCACCGGAGAACAACATCCCCGTAACTCCATGAGTCTGACAAATATTGCCTACAATCCGGTGCTGACCTGGGCCAATCCCTTGATGACCCAACTGGAGCAGCAAGCCTTGGTGCCTTTGTTCGGGGAACATCCGGTAGAACTGGGAATGGTAGGCAAAGAGAATGAGATTTTGACGATGTTGCGAAATGATCCGCAGTATCGATCGCTGTTTGCCTCTGCTTTTGGAGAAGGTGATGCGAACATCAACTTGAACCATTTGATGAAAGCGATCGCGGCATTTGAACGCACCCTAATTTCATTCAATTCACCTTATGATCGTTACCGTTATGGAGGCGAAGCTAACGCCATTTCAGAATCAGCTAAACGTGGGGAAGCGTTATTTCATAGTGAACGCTTGGAATGCTTTCACTGTCATGGCGGACTCAACTTCAGCGATTCCATCATGCACGAGCGTTTAGCATTTCAAGAGATTGCCTTTCACAATACTGGATTGTATAACATTGATGGAAAAGGAGCTTATCCCCCAAACAACACAGGGATATATGAGATTACCCATGAACCAACAGATATGGGGCGGTTCAAAGCACCGACACTGCGAAACATTGCGCTAACGGCTCCCTACATGCACGATGGCAGTATTGCTACATTGGAAGAAGCGATCGATCATTACAAAGCAGGAGGTAGAACGATTGAGTCCGGTCGTTACGCAGGAATAGGCAGTGAAAATCCACTGAAAAGTCATTTCATCTCAGGGTTTGAACTAACGGAACAGGAAAAACAAGATCTGCTCGCCTTCCTTCACAGCTTGACCGACGAGACCTTCATTCATAATCCAGCGTTCGGTGATCCGCAGGATTAG
- a CDS encoding TonB-dependent siderophore receptor: protein MLDIATQRFGYTLEHEFNDNWQIRNGLSVALTDTFRVRNLAFIGIVDDRFIQFDLYEGKQAIDNYFGQIDLVGRFNMGSVSHQVLAGFDFNRFVDNLSIDFTADVPDLDLLNPEYDIPELVTAPLIQSQNTVQSYGVYLQDQIRLSDQFIVLLGGRYDWISSRNETLGDGINTPFQNDGAFSPRVGVVYQPSDTVSLYASYSRSFLQTSGFDAEGNQFSPTRGTQYEIGLRSEFLEDRLAANLAAYHLTKTNITTPDLSNPNFSVQTGEARSQGIELDVTGEILPGWNVILSYAYTDAKVTEDNSTPVGNRLPGVPENQASLWTTYTIQGGDLQGLGFGLGLFYVGERQTDLANSFQLDDYLRTDAALYYRRGRLNAAINIRNLFNIDYAVAGFDTSVYRAAPFTVIASVSWEF, encoded by the coding sequence ATTTTAGATATAGCCACTCAGAGATTTGGTTATACGCTAGAGCATGAGTTTAACGACAATTGGCAGATTCGCAATGGATTATCTGTAGCCTTGACCGATACCTTTCGAGTGAGGAATCTAGCTTTTATTGGTATTGTGGACGATCGCTTTATACAATTCGATCTTTATGAGGGTAAACAAGCAATAGACAATTACTTTGGACAGATTGACTTGGTTGGAAGGTTCAATATGGGTTCAGTTTCGCACCAAGTTTTAGCAGGTTTCGATTTCAATCGATTTGTAGATAACCTTAGTATTGACTTTACGGCTGATGTACCAGATTTGGATTTGCTCAATCCAGAATACGATATTCCAGAGCTAGTTACTGCTCCACTCATACAGTCTCAAAATACAGTTCAGTCCTATGGAGTTTATCTTCAAGATCAAATTAGGTTGAGTGATCAATTCATCGTATTGCTTGGCGGTCGATATGATTGGATATCGAGTAGAAACGAAACATTAGGAGATGGAATCAATACTCCATTTCAAAATGATGGTGCTTTCAGCCCCCGAGTTGGCGTAGTATATCAACCAAGTGATACAGTCTCTCTGTATGCCAGCTATAGCCGTTCATTTTTACAAACTAGTGGATTTGACGCGGAGGGGAACCAATTTTCTCCAACAAGGGGAACACAGTATGAAATCGGACTTCGATCGGAATTTCTAGAAGACAGGCTTGCAGCAAATTTAGCAGCTTATCACCTAACAAAAACGAACATTACAACTCCTGACTTGAGTAATCCTAATTTTTCCGTTCAGACTGGAGAAGCACGGAGTCAAGGCATTGAATTAGACGTGACAGGTGAAATTTTGCCAGGTTGGAATGTCATCTTATCTTATGCATATACAGATGCAAAAGTTACAGAAGACAACTCTACGCCGGTTGGCAATCGTCTACCGGGTGTCCCAGAAAACCAAGCCAGCCTTTGGACAACTTACACCATTCAAGGAGGCGATTTACAAGGGTTAGGATTTGGACTAGGACTGTTCTACGTTGGTGAGCGACAGACTGATTTGGCAAACTCATTTCAACTAGATGACTATTTACGCACTGATGCAGCCCTTTACTACCGGAGAGGACGATTGAATGCGGCAATCAACATTCGTAACTTATTCAATATCGACTATGCTGTTGCTGGATTTGACACGAGTGTTTATAGAGCCGCACCATTTACAGTTATTGCTTCAGTAAGTTGGGAGTTTTAA
- a CDS encoding helix-turn-helix transcriptional regulator, with product MSLDLTAREEDELWLEAEQQCPPVTSIDRLETIHMMPSRLGRGYIRVMELCPGLELAIFHETYAEDYICRGVEHSHLVQFMMHLSGVVDSGDFLYQDATQSYVGGSGLQPSVTSTHRANQPEVGVNIHLQPHLLHQFFATPTGELPSELQPLIQGEDWQRVFSPKVTRTMRSVVQQIIDCPYLGITKRLYLQGKVFELMALQLEGMLSHEAATPSDSLKADTIARIHYAAEILRSRLESPLLQTELAQFVGVSDRTLRRGFQAVFGTTVLGYLTEQRLIQAEQLLRQGFTVAEVVYRCGYSNQGHFAAAFKRKFGITPKQCAMGQKSAYP from the coding sequence ATGAGTCTCGACCTGACTGCCCGCGAAGAAGACGAACTCTGGCTGGAAGCAGAGCAGCAGTGCCCCCCTGTCACCTCGATCGATCGCCTGGAGACCATTCACATGATGCCATCTCGGTTAGGCAGAGGCTACATTCGGGTGATGGAGTTATGCCCTGGTTTGGAACTGGCAATTTTTCATGAAACCTATGCCGAAGACTACATCTGTCGGGGAGTTGAGCATTCGCATCTGGTGCAGTTCATGATGCATCTGTCTGGGGTGGTGGATAGCGGTGATTTTCTGTATCAAGATGCAACTCAAAGCTATGTCGGGGGGAGTGGATTACAACCATCTGTGACCAGCACTCATCGAGCGAACCAGCCGGAAGTAGGCGTGAACATTCACTTGCAGCCGCACCTATTGCATCAATTTTTTGCGACTCCGACTGGGGAACTTCCTTCTGAACTGCAACCTTTAATACAGGGGGAAGACTGGCAGCGAGTCTTTTCACCCAAGGTGACAAGGACAATGCGATCGGTGGTGCAGCAAATCATCGATTGTCCGTATTTGGGAATCACCAAGCGGTTGTATTTGCAGGGTAAGGTGTTTGAACTGATGGCACTTCAACTGGAAGGGATGCTGAGCCATGAAGCAGCTACACCGTCTGATTCTCTCAAGGCAGATACGATCGCCCGCATTCACTACGCTGCCGAGATTTTGCGATCGCGCTTAGAATCTCCTCTCTTGCAAACCGAACTGGCGCAGTTTGTCGGCGTGAGCGATCGCACCCTCAGACGCGGCTTTCAAGCGGTCTTTGGCACAACTGTGCTGGGCTACTTGACAGAACAGCGATTGATTCAAGCAGAACAGCTTCTGCGACAGGGCTTCACCGTTGCGGAGGTAGTTTATCGCTGCGGTTATAGCAACCAGGGACATTTTGCGGCTGCGTTCAAACGCAAGTTTGGCATTACGCCTAAGCAGTGTGCCATGGGTCAGAAATCGGCATATCCATAG